From Magnetovibrio sp. PR-2, a single genomic window includes:
- a CDS encoding superinfection immunity protein: MGAALDFLNFALTTTLVLGLYFAPTLIAHKRVPLQAFRIFNWNLFTGWTGIGWLISLYMALTARPHSDHPEL; encoded by the coding sequence ATGGGTGCGGCGCTCGACTTCCTCAACTTCGCGCTCACCACAACGCTGGTCCTCGGCCTCTATTTCGCCCCCACCCTCATCGCGCACAAACGCGTACCGCTCCAAGCCTTTCGCATTTTCAATTGGAACTTGTTTACGGGTTGGACGGGGATTGGGTGGCTCATTTCGTTATACATGGCCTTAACGGCCCGTCCTCACAGCGATCATCCTGAGCTCTGA
- a CDS encoding Na(+)/H(+) antiporter subunit D, with translation MTSDVLISPSFILILGSLLLPMVWGWARSALILVLPLLTLACIWQVGDGVQMTVHFLDYQLELVEGSNLSRIFATIFAIMAFAGGLFALNQNRVIELVAAFAYAGSAIGVALAGDLITVFMYWELMAVGSTIVLWSAGTLSSGRAAMRYALVHLFGGVVLMVGVVAYIQDTGSIDFTLMGANSFATWMILIGFLINTGAPPLSAWLPDAYPEASWSGTVFLSAFTTKTAVYVLLVGFAGEEILIWIGVYMIFYGIVYALLENDMRRILSYSIVNQVGFMVVGAGIGTEMAINGAASHAFTHIIYKALLLMSAGSVMYMTGGVRKCTELGGLFRTMPLTTVAGIIGALAISSFPWTSGFVSKSMTNQASYDEGYMIVWFCLMAASAGVFLHAGIKFPWFVFFQKDNGLRPKDPPWNMRLAMVIFSFLCIWLGVQPGPLYELLPYPTDYEPYTPAHTYEMLQLLLFAGLAFFVLLPLMKRKLTITLDFDWFYRKFAVDIAASLAETTSKIISGFAWLKDNLVNAAIDLVTHHHNPRGVLARTTPAGIMVFWVVVVLLVYLVMYLFI, from the coding sequence ATGACCAGTGATGTGCTGATCTCCCCGTCCTTCATCTTGATCCTCGGATCATTGTTGCTGCCCATGGTTTGGGGCTGGGCGCGCTCGGCTCTGATATTGGTTTTGCCGCTGTTGACGCTGGCTTGCATCTGGCAGGTTGGTGACGGCGTGCAGATGACTGTGCACTTCTTGGACTATCAGTTAGAGCTGGTCGAAGGCTCGAACCTGTCGCGCATCTTCGCCACCATCTTCGCCATTATGGCCTTTGCGGGCGGTTTGTTTGCCCTGAACCAAAACCGCGTGATTGAACTTGTTGCGGCCTTTGCATACGCGGGCAGCGCCATCGGTGTTGCGCTGGCAGGTGATCTGATCACCGTGTTCATGTATTGGGAACTGATGGCCGTGGGCTCGACCATTGTGTTGTGGTCCGCAGGAACCTTGTCGTCTGGGCGCGCGGCCATGCGTTATGCCCTGGTACACCTGTTCGGCGGTGTGGTGCTGATGGTGGGCGTGGTGGCTTATATCCAAGACACGGGCTCCATCGACTTCACCCTCATGGGCGCCAACAGTTTTGCCACCTGGATGATTTTGATCGGCTTCCTGATCAACACCGGTGCACCGCCCCTGTCCGCGTGGTTGCCCGACGCCTACCCCGAAGCCAGTTGGTCGGGCACGGTGTTCCTGTCGGCCTTCACCACCAAGACCGCCGTTTACGTGCTGCTGGTGGGCTTTGCAGGCGAAGAGATTTTGATCTGGATCGGCGTCTATATGATTTTCTACGGCATCGTCTATGCGCTGCTGGAAAACGATATGCGGCGCATCTTGTCCTATTCGATTGTGAACCAGGTGGGCTTTATGGTCGTGGGTGCTGGGATCGGCACGGAGATGGCCATCAATGGCGCCGCTTCGCACGCGTTCACCCACATCATCTACAAAGCCCTGCTGCTCATGAGCGCCGGTTCGGTCATGTACATGACCGGTGGCGTGAGGAAGTGTACCGAACTGGGCGGTTTGTTCCGCACCATGCCGCTGACCACAGTCGCGGGCATTATCGGTGCATTGGCAATTTCGTCCTTCCCGTGGACCAGCGGCTTTGTGTCCAAATCCATGACCAACCAAGCGTCCTATGACGAAGGTTACATGATCGTATGGTTCTGCCTGATGGCCGCCTCCGCAGGCGTGTTCTTGCACGCGGGCATCAAGTTCCCCTGGTTCGTGTTCTTCCAAAAAGATAATGGCCTGCGCCCGAAAGACCCGCCGTGGAACATGCGCTTGGCAATGGTGATCTTTTCCTTCCTGTGCATCTGGTTGGGCGTGCAGCCCGGCCCGCTTTATGAGCTGTTACCGTATCCGACGGACTACGAGCCCTACACCCCCGCCCACACGTACGAGATGCTGCAGCTGTTGCTGTTTGCCGGTTTGGCGTTCTTCGTGCTGTTGCCCTTGATGAAGCGCAAGCTCACCATCACGCTGGACTTTGACTGGTTTTACCGCAAATTCGCCGTAGATATCGCCGCCAGCTTGGCTGAAACCACGTCCAAGATCATCAGTGGCTTCGCTTGGCTGAAAGACAACTTGGTCAACGCCGCCATCGATCTGGTCACCCACCACCACAATCCGCGCGGCGTTCTGGCCCGCACCACACCCGCAGGCATCATGGTGTTTTGGGTGGTCGTGGTGCTGTTGGTCTATCTGGTGATGTATTTGTTCATCTAA
- a CDS encoding monovalent cation/H+ antiporter subunit D family protein has protein sequence MIFSLLTEAQVIKLAVLLPLFGAALIAFAGERNRNIRETISLATAVLEFVLVASLTPEILEGARPSVDLFEMLPGLAITMTVEPLGQLFALIASGLWIVNTVYSIGYMRGNKEGNQTRFYVCFAIAISAAVGIAYAGNLLTLFLFYEVMTISTYPLVTHAGNENAVRGGRTYLGILMATSIGFLFLAMLWTYNLTGTLDFVEGGILAGKVQGPELAVLVFLYMYGIGKAALMPVHRWLPAAMVAPTPVSALLHAVAVVKAGVFSVVKVVVYIFGLDLLTTSKADDWLLFMAGFTIIAASIIALRQDNLKRRLAYSTVSQLSYVILATAILAPISVAGAAMHIAAHAFGKITLFFAAGSIYTAAHKTEISQLDGIGKRMPFTMIAFGIGALSMIGIPPTAGFISKWFILSGALETGEAFAVLVIVASTLLNAGYFLPIIYAAFFKEQKPRAEDDAYAKYDNHGEAPLPIVLALSFTALGTIVLFFFPDVPLALGRALVGGW, from the coding sequence ATGATTTTCAGTCTCCTCACCGAAGCGCAAGTCATCAAGCTGGCGGTCCTATTGCCTTTGTTCGGTGCAGCGTTAATTGCCTTTGCCGGAGAGCGCAACCGCAACATCCGCGAAACCATTTCGCTGGCGACGGCTGTGCTTGAATTTGTGCTCGTCGCGAGCCTCACGCCGGAAATTTTAGAAGGCGCGCGCCCGTCCGTCGATCTGTTCGAAATGCTGCCAGGTCTTGCCATCACCATGACGGTCGAACCTTTGGGCCAACTGTTTGCCCTGATCGCCTCCGGCCTTTGGATCGTCAACACGGTCTATTCCATCGGCTACATGCGCGGCAATAAAGAAGGCAACCAGACACGGTTCTATGTTTGTTTTGCCATCGCCATTTCCGCTGCCGTCGGCATCGCCTATGCGGGCAATTTGTTGACGCTGTTCTTGTTCTACGAAGTGATGACCATCTCCACCTATCCATTGGTCACGCACGCGGGCAATGAAAACGCCGTTCGCGGTGGCCGCACGTATCTGGGCATCTTGATGGCGACAAGCATCGGCTTTTTGTTCTTAGCCATGCTGTGGACCTACAACCTCACCGGCACGTTGGACTTCGTCGAGGGTGGCATCTTGGCGGGCAAAGTCCAAGGACCTGAACTTGCCGTCCTGGTCTTTTTGTACATGTATGGCATCGGTAAAGCCGCCTTGATGCCCGTTCACCGTTGGCTACCGGCAGCGATGGTCGCGCCAACCCCGGTGTCGGCCCTGTTGCATGCCGTGGCTGTCGTGAAAGCGGGCGTGTTCTCCGTTGTGAAAGTCGTGGTCTATATCTTTGGCTTGGATTTGCTGACCACCTCCAAGGCTGACGATTGGCTGTTGTTCATGGCGGGCTTCACCATCATTGCCGCAAGCATCATTGCGCTGCGCCAAGACAACCTCAAACGCCGCTTGGCGTATTCGACCGTGTCGCAGCTGAGCTACGTCATTTTAGCAACCGCAATCCTGGCCCCCATTTCGGTGGCGGGTGCCGCCATGCACATTGCTGCACACGCGTTTGGCAAGATCACGTTGTTCTTTGCTGCAGGCTCCATCTACACCGCCGCACACAAGACCGAGATCAGCCAGCTGGACGGCATCGGCAAACGCATGCCGTTCACTATGATCGCCTTTGGCATCGGCGCGTTGTCGATGATCGGCATCCCACCAACCGCAGGCTTCATATCCAAATGGTTCATTTTATCGGGCGCATTGGAAACGGGTGAGGCCTTTGCCGTGTTGGTGATTGTTGCCTCCACCTTGCTGAACGCAGGTTATTTTCTTCCCATCATTTACGCCGCGTTCTTCAAAGAGCAAAAACCGCGCGCCGAAGACGACGCTTACGCCAAATACGACAACCACGGCGAAGCCCCCCTGCCCATCGTGTTGGCTTTGAGCTTCACGGCCTTGGGCACCATCGTTTTGTTCTTCTTCCCAGATGTGCCCTTGGCCCTGGGACGCGCGCTTGTGGGAGGTTGGTAA
- a CDS encoding monovalent cation/H+ antiporter subunit D family protein → MSGAEVMSDPWLILLVVVPLMAAPVCVLLRNGPAAWSVATLVSWAVFGISIKLLMSVLEFGEVVYRIGGWDAPWGIEYKLDPVGAVVVLIVAGIGALVMPYAKKSVEKEIREDRIYLFYTMMLLCLCGLLGITVTGDAFNLFVFLEVSSLSTYVLISLGRDRRALTAAFRYLIMGTIGATFYIIGVGLMYQMTGTLNIADLSTIMPAVVDTRTVHAALAFLTVGVSLKLALFPLHMWLPNAYTFAPSTVTAFLAATATKVSAYVLLRIILTAFGGVDLFANFPLQEVLIAMALAAMFLASLSAIWQQNVKRMLAYSSVAQIGYIVLGIALATEAGIAGGIIHMFNHALMKGAAFMAIGAVIYATGSVTLNDLKGIGKKMPLTMGAFVIAGLGLIGVPLTPGFISKWQLISASLELDMWPLAALILLSSLLAVIYVWRVFEVAYLAKPNVQVTHEVPMSMLVPTWILALIAVYFGADATFTLQLADTAAQHLMGGM, encoded by the coding sequence ATGAGCGGTGCTGAAGTGATGTCCGATCCGTGGCTGATTTTGTTGGTCGTGGTGCCGCTGATGGCGGCTCCGGTTTGCGTCCTGTTGCGCAACGGCCCTGCGGCTTGGTCCGTGGCGACCTTGGTGTCGTGGGCCGTGTTCGGCATTTCCATCAAGCTGTTGATGAGCGTCCTTGAATTCGGCGAAGTGGTTTACCGCATCGGCGGCTGGGACGCGCCGTGGGGGATTGAATACAAGCTCGACCCCGTAGGTGCCGTTGTTGTGCTGATCGTCGCCGGTATTGGCGCGTTGGTCATGCCGTATGCGAAGAAAAGCGTCGAAAAAGAAATCCGCGAAGACCGCATCTATTTGTTCTACACCATGATGTTGCTATGCCTTTGTGGCTTGCTGGGCATTACGGTGACGGGTGATGCGTTCAACCTGTTTGTCTTCTTGGAAGTTTCTTCGCTCTCGACTTACGTGCTGATCTCTCTCGGCCGGGATCGCCGGGCGCTGACGGCGGCGTTTCGCTACCTGATCATGGGCACCATCGGTGCGACGTTCTACATCATTGGTGTGGGCTTGATGTATCAGATGACCGGCACGCTCAACATTGCCGATCTCAGCACCATTATGCCCGCAGTGGTCGACACCCGCACGGTGCACGCCGCCTTGGCGTTCTTGACCGTGGGCGTCAGCTTGAAGCTCGCCCTGTTCCCTTTGCACATGTGGTTGCCCAACGCGTACACCTTCGCACCTTCGACCGTGACGGCGTTTTTGGCGGCGACCGCAACCAAGGTTTCCGCATACGTGTTGCTGCGCATCATTTTGACGGCGTTCGGCGGGGTCGATTTGTTCGCGAACTTCCCGCTGCAAGAAGTCCTGATCGCCATGGCACTGGCCGCCATGTTTTTGGCCAGCCTGTCAGCCATCTGGCAGCAAAACGTCAAGCGCATGTTGGCGTATTCTTCCGTGGCACAGATCGGCTACATCGTTTTAGGTATCGCCTTGGCCACCGAAGCGGGCATCGCGGGCGGCATCATTCACATGTTCAACCATGCGCTCATGAAAGGGGCTGCGTTCATGGCCATAGGTGCCGTGATTTATGCAACCGGGTCTGTGACGCTGAACGACCTCAAAGGCATTGGCAAAAAAATGCCGCTGACCATGGGGGCATTTGTCATTGCGGGGCTGGGGCTCATCGGCGTGCCGCTGACGCCGGGCTTCATCAGTAAGTGGCAGTTGATCTCTGCATCGCTGGAGCTCGACATGTGGCCGTTGGCCGCGCTCATTTTGCTATCGAGCCTTTTGGCCGTCATTTATGTCTGGCGGGTGTTCGAAGTCGCCTACCTAGCCAAGCCCAACGTCCAAGTGACCCATGAGGTGCCCATGTCCATGTTGGTGCCCACTTGGATCTTGGCTTTGATCGCGGTTTACTTCGGTGCCGATGCGACCTTCACGTTGCAGCTGGCCGACACGGCGGCGCAACATTTGATGGGGGGCATGTGA
- a CDS encoding cation:proton antiporter subunit C, which yields MAWAQLQDWLGLLNYWVAIALMMSGFYIVIAQHNLVKKVVGLNIFQVAVFVFYISMGKIDGGSAPILKDGIEVYSNPLPHVLILTAIVVGVATTALALALVVRIQHSYGTVEEDEIQDIEHEEEDIA from the coding sequence ATGGCTTGGGCACAACTGCAAGACTGGCTGGGACTTTTAAATTATTGGGTCGCAATTGCCTTGATGATGTCAGGCTTTTACATCGTCATTGCGCAACACAACTTGGTGAAAAAGGTCGTCGGGCTGAACATCTTCCAAGTCGCCGTGTTTGTCTTCTACATTTCCATGGGCAAAATCGACGGTGGCTCCGCCCCGATTTTGAAAGACGGGATCGAAGTCTATTCCAACCCGCTGCCCCACGTGTTGATCCTCACCGCCATTGTGGTGGGTGTGGCGACGACTGCGCTGGCTTTGGCGTTGGTGGTGCGCATCCAACACAGCTACGGCACTGTTGAAGAAGATGAAATCCAAGACATTGAACACGAAGAGGAGGACATCGCATGA
- a CDS encoding Na(+)/H(+) antiporter subunit B, translating to MMIEKVLLRVIAKLLIPLILLFGLYVQFHGDFGPGGGFQAGVIFAVAFILYALVFGIDMARGVISAGFSRALLASGVLVYGGTGVVTMLLGGEYLSYNVLAETVHGAQHIGIFVVELGVGMTVAGAMITIFYTFSGHARNALPFRRGKGKHIDAPAPPLKIEEDR from the coding sequence ATGATGATCGAAAAGGTCCTTCTGCGCGTTATCGCCAAACTGCTGATCCCACTGATCTTGCTGTTTGGTCTCTATGTTCAATTTCACGGCGACTTCGGTCCGGGTGGCGGGTTCCAAGCCGGCGTTATTTTTGCCGTCGCGTTTATTCTTTATGCGCTGGTGTTCGGCATTGATATGGCGCGCGGCGTCATATCTGCTGGTTTCAGTCGCGCTTTGCTGGCCTCGGGCGTTTTGGTCTATGGCGGCACGGGTGTCGTCACCATGCTATTGGGTGGGGAGTACCTGTCCTACAACGTATTGGCCGAAACCGTGCACGGCGCACAGCACATTGGCATTTTTGTCGTTGAACTGGGTGTCGGCATGACGGTGGCTGGCGCAATGATCACGATTTTCTATACCTTCTCCGGTCACGCGCGCAACGCCTTGCCGTTCCGCCGCGGCAAAGGCAAGCATATCGACGCCCCTGCTCCGCCTCTCAAGATAGAGGAGGACCGCTGA
- a CDS encoding DUF4040 domain-containing protein, with the protein MAVTALWLVKLRNLFAVVMLTGIYSLFAAALYVVMDAVDVAFTEAAVGAGISTVLMLGTLSLTTEHEKPHKKPPLMALVLVLLTGGILVYGTFDMPRYGDINAPIHQHVGNRYVEKSGDEVGPPNIVTSVLASYRGYDTLGETAVVFTAAVGVLVIIGRSKGSWRPTSEKVRRRRDDEKDETSNAQQPEDTSS; encoded by the coding sequence ATGGCCGTCACCGCCCTTTGGCTGGTAAAGCTGCGCAATCTGTTCGCCGTGGTCATGCTGACGGGGATTTACTCCCTGTTTGCCGCTGCTCTTTACGTTGTGATGGACGCCGTCGACGTCGCCTTTACCGAGGCCGCAGTCGGTGCGGGCATCTCCACCGTGTTGATGCTGGGCACGCTGTCTTTAACGACCGAGCACGAAAAACCGCACAAGAAGCCGCCTTTGATGGCTCTGGTTTTGGTTTTGCTGACCGGTGGCATCTTGGTCTACGGCACGTTTGACATGCCGCGCTACGGCGATATAAACGCACCGATCCATCAGCACGTCGGCAATCGTTATGTCGAAAAATCCGGCGACGAAGTCGGCCCGCCCAACATCGTGACGTCCGTTCTGGCCAGCTATCGCGGCTATGACACGTTGGGCGAAACCGCCGTGGTCTTCACCGCCGCCGTTGGTGTGTTGGTCATCATTGGCCGGTCAAAGGGAAGCTGGCGCCCGACCTCAGAAAAAGTCCGCCGCCGTCGCGACGATGAAAAAGACGAAACCTCAAACGCGCAACAGCCGGAGGACACTTCGTCATGA
- the mnhG gene encoding monovalent cation/H(+) antiporter subunit G — MLEFLHTPVGPLALNDWISWFFILGGAFFSIVGALGIVRLPDVFSRMHGAGMVDTAGIDMILIGLMFQATEWIVVVKLGLILLFLFFTSPTTTFALARAAISGGVNPGPKRREPHQLKDQKAQEETTSSNT, encoded by the coding sequence ATGTTGGAATTTCTTCACACCCCGGTTGGGCCGCTGGCGCTGAACGACTGGATCAGTTGGTTCTTTATTCTGGGCGGCGCATTTTTCTCCATTGTCGGCGCCCTTGGCATCGTGCGCTTACCTGATGTGTTTTCACGTATGCATGGTGCAGGCATGGTCGACACTGCAGGCATCGACATGATCTTGATCGGGTTGATGTTCCAAGCCACCGAATGGATCGTTGTGGTAAAGCTGGGGCTGATCTTACTGTTTTTGTTCTTCACCTCGCCCACGACGACGTTTGCCTTGGCACGGGCCGCGATTTCGGGTGGAGTGAACCCCGGACCCAAGCGCCGCGAACCGCATCAGCTCAAAGACCAAAAAGCACAAGAGGAGACGACATCATCGAACACGTAA
- a CDS encoding cation:proton antiporter, whose product MSTAMFAVAAIAVLIAMALSMVRAFVGPTVFDRILAVNVSGTLTVVLISVYGFLDGRPDFLDIALLYALINFIGTIAVSKYMKFGSLGHPHDSNDEGDV is encoded by the coding sequence ATGAGCACAGCAATGTTCGCCGTCGCCGCCATAGCGGTCTTGATCGCCATGGCTTTGAGCATGGTGCGCGCGTTTGTCGGACCGACGGTATTTGACCGCATTTTAGCTGTGAACGTATCGGGCACCCTGACGGTTGTGCTGATTTCGGTCTACGGCTTTTTGGACGGACGTCCCGATTTCTTAGATATCGCCCTTCTGTATGCGCTGATCAACTTCATCGGCACCATTGCCGTGAGCAAATACATGAAGTTCGGCAGCCTCGGCCATCCTCACGACAGCAATGACGAGGGGGACGTGTGA
- a CDS encoding Na+/H+ antiporter subunit E yields the protein MLHAISLGLALAILWALLSGMFEPLLLGLGLVSIVLTIWIAHRMDVVDHEGHPIHLGPRAIFYFPWLMKEIGKANWDVAKIILSPKMNIQPHIFKTKASQQSDVGLTTYANSITLTPGTVTITMEEDGTFEVHALTDAAREGVETLDMDKRSTAMEGMTQPDRLGAPKPDAKTKPQAKPQAGPKA from the coding sequence GTGTTGCATGCCATTTCCTTAGGTCTGGCGTTAGCCATTCTATGGGCATTGTTGTCCGGTATGTTTGAGCCCCTTTTGTTGGGGCTGGGGCTTGTTTCCATTGTCTTGACCATTTGGATTGCCCACCGCATGGACGTGGTCGACCACGAAGGCCACCCGATCCACTTAGGTCCGCGCGCCATCTTCTACTTCCCCTGGCTGATGAAAGAAATCGGCAAAGCCAACTGGGATGTGGCCAAGATTATCTTGAGCCCAAAGATGAACATCCAGCCGCACATCTTCAAGACCAAAGCCTCTCAACAAAGCGATGTCGGCCTGACGACATATGCGAATTCCATCACTTTGACCCCCGGCACCGTCACCATCACCATGGAAGAAGACGGCACGTTTGAAGTCCACGCGTTGACCGACGCCGCCCGCGAAGGCGTCGAAACACTGGATATGGACAAGCGCAGTACCGCTATGGAAGGCATGACGCAACCGGATCGCCTTGGTGCACCCAAGCCTGATGCGAAGACGAAACCACAGGCGAAACCACAGGCGGGGCCCAAAGCATGA
- a CDS encoding DUF192 domain-containing protein, whose product MALVLSVVVVTPSTAQESYKLIPPRPNFLTANVEIISQHGPRHLFTVELARTLHQQRYGLMYVKSLAADRGMLFEHKPPRSALMWMKNTYVALDMLFADNRGRVVHIHENAVPLSQKLIRTPMAVRYILEVPAGTVKRLSLGVGDRMAF is encoded by the coding sequence GTGGCTCTTGTGCTGTCGGTGGTGGTGGTTACGCCATCAACAGCGCAGGAATCGTACAAACTGATCCCGCCGCGGCCTAATTTTTTAACGGCAAATGTTGAAATCATTTCCCAACACGGTCCACGCCACCTGTTCACTGTCGAGCTTGCGCGCACCCTTCACCAGCAACGCTATGGCCTGATGTACGTCAAATCTTTGGCAGCGGATCGCGGAATGTTGTTCGAACACAAACCGCCCCGGTCTGCGCTCATGTGGATGAAGAACACGTATGTGGCTTTGGATATGCTGTTTGCGGACAATCGGGGCCGTGTGGTGCACATCCATGAAAACGCCGTGCCCTTGTCCCAAAAGCTCATCCGAACACCCATGGCGGTGCGCTATATCTTAGAAGTCCCGGCGGGGACGGTGAAGCGGCTCAGTTTAGGGGTTGGGGATCGCATGGCGTTTTAG
- a CDS encoding ETC complex I subunit, whose protein sequence is MATARIYRPARNAMQSGNPAKMKWVVEFAPCEAKTLDPLMGWVGSGDTQAQVKLRFDSEAEAKAYAERQGLDFQVIATKEAKLITRSYAAKFAFDRVR, encoded by the coding sequence ATGGCAACTGCTCGTATCTACCGTCCGGCTCGCAACGCCATGCAATCGGGGAATCCGGCCAAAATGAAATGGGTCGTCGAATTTGCCCCGTGTGAAGCCAAAACCCTGGACCCGTTGATGGGTTGGGTGGGCTCTGGCGATACGCAGGCTCAAGTGAAACTGCGCTTTGATAGCGAAGCCGAAGCCAAAGCCTACGCCGAACGCCAAGGCTTGGACTTCCAAGTCATCGCCACCAAAGAAGCGAAGCTGATCACCCGCTCTTACGCTGCAAAATTCGCGTTCGACAGAGTGCGTTGA
- a CDS encoding response regulator, translating to MSRILIIDDDRFVRTSICAVLESAGYDVQDTGDADTGISLQKEHPYDLAIIDLIMPQKEGLETIREIKSDFPDLPIIAISGGGEIVRKNFIEVAQLFGAGATLEKPFGGDDLLKTISTLLSQDNGSTNAA from the coding sequence ATGAGCCGCATTTTGATCATAGATGACGACAGATTCGTGCGCACCTCCATTTGTGCGGTGCTGGAAAGTGCCGGGTATGATGTTCAAGACACCGGCGATGCGGATACAGGGATATCTTTGCAAAAAGAACACCCCTATGATTTGGCGATCATCGATCTGATCATGCCGCAAAAAGAGGGTCTGGAAACCATCCGGGAAATTAAGTCAGATTTCCCCGATTTGCCGATCATTGCGATTTCCGGGGGCGGAGAAATTGTGCGCAAAAACTTCATCGAAGTTGCTCAATTGTTCGGAGCGGGGGCGACCCTGGAAAAGCCCTTTGGCGGTGATGATCTGTTGAAGACCATTTCAACCCTGCTGTCACAGGACAATGGCAGCACCAACGCGGCCTAA